The Musa acuminata AAA Group cultivar baxijiao chromosome BXJ3-6, Cavendish_Baxijiao_AAA, whole genome shotgun sequence region GGACTCATGGTGTGCTTTGTCTTCCTTGTTCTTCAGATCTTTGAGAAGTTGATCTCGGGGATGTATCTGGGAGAACTTGTGAGACGAGTCCTGTTGAGATTAGCAGAAGAAGCTGCTCTGTTCGGTGATACTGTTCCCTCTAAACTCGAAGAACCTTTCATACTAACGTATGTACTAAGCTTGCAGTGTCCCCAAATAGTTTCTGCTGCCATTTATGTTTCCAACCTTGATTTGTAATTGTGCAGGACTCCGGTGGTGTCTGCCATGAATCACGATACGACATCCAATCTCGGCGTCGTCGGGAGCAAGTTGAAGGAGATATTTGGGGTACTTGTCTTGTTCTTCCACTTGGCCACCATGACCGTGAGATCTGTTTTCATTTAAGCTTCCCTTCTGAGTTGTATCAGGTGGATGGCACCTCCATGGACACAAGAAGAATGGTTGTAAGGATCTGCGACGCGATCGCGGAGCGCGCGGCTCGACTTGCTGCCGCAGGGATAGCAGGTGTTCTCTTGAAGCAGGGGAGGGTTGGCAGTGATGATGGGAAGAAGAAGGCTGTGGTAGCTGTGGATGGGGGGCTCTTCGAGCACTACAGCAAGTTTCGGAGATGCGTGAAGAGCACGTtacgggagctgcttggagaagatGACTCCGAGTCTGCTGTGATCAAGCTGGCCAATGATGGTTCGAGCATTGGAGCTGCTCTTGTTGCAGCCTCCCACTCTCAGTACAATGCAATGAGATGCGTGGAGAGCACATTGGAGGAGATGCTGGGAGAAGATGACTCCAAGCCTGCCGTGACCAAGCTGGCCACTGATGGTTCGAGCATTGGCGCTGCTCTTGTTGCAACCTCGCACTCTCAGTCCGATGCAATGAGATGCGTGGAGAGCACATTGGAGGAGATGCTGGGAGAAGATGACTCCGAGTCTGCTGTGACCAAGCTGGCCACTGATGGTTCGAGCGTTGGCTCTGCTCTTGTTGCAGCCTCGCACTCTCAGTATGAAGCAATGAGATTCGTGGAGAGCACATTGGAGGAGATGCTGGGAGAAGATGACTCCGAGTCTGCCGTGACCAAGCTGGCCACTGATGGTTCGAGCGTTGGCGCTGCTCTTGTTGCAGCCTCGCACTCTCAGTATGATGCAATGAGATTCGTGGAGAGCACATTGGAGGAGATGCTGGGAGAAGATGACTCCGAGTCTCCTGTGACCAACCTGGCCACTGATGGTTCGAGCATTGGAGATACTCTTGTTGCAGCCTCGCACTCTCAGAACAACGCAATGGGATGCGTCCAGAATACATTGGAGAAGATGCTGGGAGAAGGCGACTCCGAGTCTGCTGTGACCAAGCTGGCCACTGATGGTTCGAGCGTTGGCGCTGCTCTTGTTGCAGCCTCGCACTCTCAGTATGAAGCAATGAGATTCGTGGAGAGCACATTGGAGGAGATGCTGGGAGAAGATGACTCCGAGTCTGCTGTGACCAAGCTGGCCACTGATGGTTCGAGCGTTGGCGCTGCTCTTGTTGCAGCCTCGCACTCTCAGTATGATGCAATGAGATTCGTGGATAGCACAATGGAGGAGATGCTGGGAGAAGATGACTCACAGTCTCCTGTGACCAAGCTGGCCACTGATGGTTGGAGCATTGGAGATGCTCCTGTTGCAGCCTCGCACTCTCAGTACAACGCAATGAGATGCGTGGAGAGCGCATTGGAGGAGATGCTGGGAGAAGATGACTCCGAGTCTGCTGTGACCAAGCTGGCCACTGATGGTTCGAGCATTGGAGATGATATTGTTGCAGCAGCCTCTCATTCTCAGTTCAATGCAATGTGCTCTAGCAGTTATGAAGAAGGCTACTGATTCCAAGATGCACAGTCTCACAACCCCAAATATCTTCTTCTGTTATTTGCTGCAAACAATTTGGTGCTGCATTGTGTTAAATCATAcaaatgcttcatgtttaatctGTTTCTCTAAGATGGATTTGTCAGTGCATAGGAAGTGACATGCTTTAAGACATGTCAAATAGTTCTTCAAACAAGTCGGGAGTGCTCGTTGCAAAATATGTGCTCATGACAAATCAAACAAGACATCATAATTGATGAATAACTAAGATCAGAACAGCAGAAAATGTCTTGAAACTGAACTCAACCAAATACAAAATCATCCTTCTGAGACAACTCAGAAAATGTGGATTAGGTGACCAAGAACGTCTATGATGAACAGTAGAGTACGGTAGCAACACTTGCTGTTTGACTTATTTCTTCTTCCCAGCCTTAGCAGCATCTCCAGCCTTTGTCTGGACATCAAGAATGAAGAGTAAGCATCTCCAATTAAGCCAAAGCATGGTGAATTTACAAGAACTTAAATGCCAAAGAACACTGCAGAAAAATTGCAGCCTGGACCAGAAACTGAAACTGTAAAGGTTGTTCCTTGGTGATTTGCTATACCTAGAAAGGCCTACTATTTGTCCATACAGAAAGCACTTTTACAGTACTACTGATGTAGATTGTAAGATATCGAGAAGATCAGACAGCTTACCTTCTTAACACCACGGACTTTCTTCGCCCTGTTCTTCCTTTCCTTCATCTGTTTCCTTGATTTCTCTACTTTTGTTGCAAGTCCATTCTGTCAAAACACCATATATGTAGATCAGAATTAGCTTCAAACATGCCAAAAAAAATAACAGTGGTTCATGACTAGTAACATTTATTCCTGAAATCATTCGAAGGTAAAAACAAAAGATAGATATACATGCAGACATCCAGGGAATTATGCATGCAGATAATAATGTCTCAGCTAAGACAACATATCCCCCCATCCATTCCTCTTGGCTCATTCTGGATTGTAGATCTTTAAAAAAAGTTAGATTGCTCAGACGCATTTTTAGTTTAATATAAGAAGAAACTTAGAATTTTAATTATTGTAACAATGTAAAAATATAACACTTTTTGTTTCGTCAAATATAATTAGACAGCATACCAGACGTCCAAATTTACCCAAAAGAAACTGACATTCACATGTAATTCAGCAACAGCAGAAAAAATAAGCAGAGTCAAAACAAAGCACATAAATAAGGCCAATCTGCATTAAGTATATATATCTGAAAGTTGCATCATATGCagttaaaaaaattgaaaaaaaggaCATAACACAGCCATATCATATCCACAGCCTAATCATGGAACTACAAAAACCATAAAATGTGCAATATTTTTTTATGGAATAAAATGGATATTAAacaaaatcataaattaaaagGCACAAAACTGTTAACAAGTATCAGTCTACAGGCTGGCATTGCATCAAATAATCTCTGAATTTTTCATGTGATAGCTCCTACAACCTGTAAGAGGAGACAGGAGGATGGCAAAACATATTAATCCACCTCAAAATTTTGGGCTCGGCAGATTACGGTTAGCAATTCACTTTTCAGTGTGCCACTTTGGCAGCACAAGTATTCCAAACAATAACCACCAAGCAActttgaatataaaataaaaaaagaagataacaaaGGTCCCCAAGATGGCAATTTCTTTATGGTGTTCTTTCGTGATATCATCAACTAAACTGAGATTATGCCAACCATTGCAATTAGAAGAAATGCTTTGTAGTATTGTCAAGCAATAAAAGAAAAGGCATGCAGGTAAAGAAACAACAAAATCAAACAGCAGTCTATGAGCGAAATAAAAACAGGAATAAGAAATAAGGGATTAAAGAAAAGAAGCAGACAGCAATGCAcatattttgttataaatttcaagaataACTGTTGCTCTATCACCTTTACTTTCTACATACATTGCCCTCTAAAAAAAGTCCATCCAAGCAACACAGAACATCTCATTTGATGGAAAATATGGCACAACATTAGCCCTACATCTTCCAAAATCCACACCACGACCAGCCTTCCAACATCAGGCATCCTCTTAAAAATCCGATTTTTTTTCTAGAATATTAAAGACTAATCTACCAAAACAGTTCAGGAGACGAAAGACTCAATCTAATGAAAAGAGGGACCAGATCAAGCATTACCCATAAATAAACAGGCTATTCAATACGCAACCAATATCTAAATAACCAACAAGCAACTAAACTTCTGGGCTCGCGAAACTAAAATATGGAAGCATACCCTAATAAGCCGATACTTGGGCTCATACTTCTTGGCGTTCTCTACGGTGTCGTAGATCAAACCGAATCCCGTCGATTTCCCTCCTCCAAAGTGCGTCCGGAACTTGAACACAAAGATCGTGTTGGTATCGTTCACCTCATACAGCTTCGCcaacttctccttcaattccgcCTGCACCATCACCGACCACAGAGCAAGCAAACTCGCTTCAGAAAATAGCAACGTGCAACCCTAAACGTGACGTAACACGTGGAAAGTCGCCCACCTTGGAGACATTTGCTCTCCCAGGATGAAGAACGTCGATGACCTGAAAGCAACCAATGAAGACAAGAAAGCGTCATCAAAATAGGATCTTTGCCCGGCAATCCAAGGAAAACAGAGGGTCAAGACTGCGGAACCGACGAATTGCTTCCTGGAAAGGAGGCGATTGGTCATGAATTTCCGGGTTCGAATAGTAACAGCCTTCGTATCTGCCATTTTCTCCTCCTAATGCAGCGAGCAGCGAGTACCGAGTAGCGAGCGGCGATGCAGCGGAAGAAGGAGGCGCAACCGAGCCGTTTCCCAAACCCAAACCCTAATCTCGGCAATGCCGCTTATATACACGGCCTTTGGTGCATACCGATCTCAATGGGCTTATACCAGAGAATATAGCCCAATACAATAACATTGGCCCACATAATTGGATCACAAATTGGGTCATATAATTGGGCCACATAATGGCCACAACATATGCTCGGTCGCATGGATAAAATTACTATCCATACATAACAGGATGATcatagtgtgtgtatatatatatagatatatatatattcattatattatatattgtaATATAATCGTTGCTTTACTTATCAAGGACTGCGGATTCAACCTGTCTTGGCCTCGTGCAACACGTGAATGATTTCAAGATGTGAATTTACATTTAGATcattattttgatgaaaaacTATGGTACCTCATGTTCACCAATTGATTTTTTTGATTGGATATACTTGGTACAGAAAATAGTGGATATAACACTTAAATGTAGAAGAGACTTTAGTTTCAATTAAAGTCTACTTTCATGAGCATCATAGGTAGAAGTATCAAAAGTTAAGATTTTGATTGATGATCCTATAAAATTATATCGAAGATTTTTAAGTTAGTAATGGATTCTAAGAATTCGAGAGATATACAAAAGTTAAATAACATTATCGAGACTTTTAAGGCAAAGTCTCTTCCATGCTTTTAGTGGGTTCGAAGGATTTGAAAGATAAACAAATAGTATTGTTACGGTATTATGTCCTAAGTTTAATTAGGACATAATATTTCTTTGGATTCATTATTGATTCTTGGTATTGGCTTTGGGGGAGGTACTAAAGGAGTAATCAAATAGGCTATCTCTTTGTTGAGCTTATTGGACAAATTGTGATAAAAATGGATAATAGAATGTATAATTTTTATGAGAACTTAAACTTACTAAGTTAGGCTTCAGTAGGGATGACTAGTGTAGCATTAGCTACTGGTGAATTCAAAATAGACTTATTGAATAAGCATATAAAAGCTAAGGGTTTggaaagagaaaatatttcctgGCACTCCCATCCAATATTAGATTCAATTTTCTTCACTTTatgataaaatcaaaataatattatattttaaaataattttttttgataaaaatatggAGCAAATATATATGTGGTGATAAATCATGCATGTCGTGTATCATAAATTAATCATAAGAGTTGATTGGGATCTAGTGAGGAAATGTTACATCTATCAAACTTGCTTGTTGAATGGCATCAATATGCAAATAAATACATGATTGTTGATTATGAGAGGTGGAAAAAGAAAACTTAAATGCATGAGAGAGACCTTTTCCTAATAATACAACTCTTCCAGTGTTCCCACCTTAGTTTCCAAACCAGTCCTTAGCAAGGTCACTGTCTGCCCTAGCCATTACACCACCTACACAAACACCAAAAAGCAATGACAACCATGCAATCAATTTGGATCCAAGTTTTCAAAATGATTTAGTTGTCAGCTATGCATCTCTCTCAAATACCAAGAAGCCTTTCACTCCTCATAATTGCTATAGGAAAGAGCCATCCATGGATGCATTACTTACGTAAGAAGCATGCTTAGCTGGTCCTCAGTGAGTGATGTTGATGGAATCAATGTCCTTCTGGTTGCGACAAGATGCATCAACACATGAAAAAGGACATCATTTTTCAGTGTTTCTTCCCTCTTGATGCTTATTGAATTATTGCTTGCTCTTTGGGTTTTGTTGTGCTTTAGTTATGCCATTCTCTTTGAAAGCATTCCTCTTATACACCTTATTGTGGAGTTTCATGCAATAACTGGACAAGATTCTTAGATTTTAGAGTCAGAAACTTAGAAAACATGTTGATGTTTGAATAAGAGTTTGTGCCTTCAATTTTCTTTGATGACAACTAGAGTTCATATATAGCTTGGTTGTGCACCAATATGATTTGTTGACCTAAAGAATTGACTCCTAAAACAATTTAAGACTTGTTCTATCAGGTCCTGAAAAATGGCAACTGAAATCTAAGATCCTCATGATTAACATTCAACTAAGTTGTATCAAGTCCTGAAAGCAATCATGAATTGTTGTTCTGGAAAGTTCCAAATATTTCACTCTGATCCTGTGGAGGGCAATGAGCAAAAGTTCATAAAGGATTTGGTGAGtacaatgttttttcttttaGCTTTTTGTTGTAAGGTTCAGAAACATGAAACATCTGAAAAGGAGCAGTTAATTGATATCCAGCATAAGTCCATCATAAGATCAACTCTGCAAGTACATTAGCAAGTGGCTAAGAGGTGAAgtgcttttattatttgattgtaAGTGTCAAATCGGGAAATTTATGTTTATCAAGGATTTCAAGATCACAAAAAAATTATGTAGATCAAACTGCCCTTTTAGATCTAAAAGGTGTGCAGACTGCAGAGTAAAATCCAATAAGGTGTAATCCTACAGGGGATTTTGGATGCTCTCTGTGAAATCATGAAGGTTTTTGGAACATGATCAGGAGATCCTTTCAAGTCAAAGAGACAGAGTAGTAGTGCAGAGTGTAATCTGCATTAGGTGCAAACCTGCATTCCGATGTCAGACTTCAGAGCTCAAAAGAAATCCATAGTCGAAGTATAGATTAAAGGAGAGTCTCTTCTATGTATATGATGCCTCGAAAAGGGAAAGAGAGAAACGAGTATGGGAAAAGAGCTTGACCAATGCTCAGATCCACCAACGTCCAGAGTTACAATCCCATTTACCGCTCTACActcgactcctttccctacagaAATCAATGGTGGTGCTAAAAGAAAAGACGATGTGAGCAACACGGACTCACATTCTGTTCTGTTCTATGTGGGAGGCTTCAGAGAGGACTATATATGAAGAAGAACATGTCATGCTCGTCCCATCAATGGTTCATGGCGGTGGTGACTGTGTTCTGGCGTCACTGGAATCCTTTGCTGAAGACGAAGCTGCTCGTAGAACCTCCTGATGAACTCCTCTGCCTCCTGGTCGATTTGCTGGTAGGCTGCTTCCTCATCTTCCGTCAGTGGAAATGGTGAGTCTGTAATCCTCAGTTGTCGCGCGCCCGCCGGTGATGGAGACGGCACGACCGACTCGGCATCAGATATCTCGAAGTCCAGTGTCTCAAATGCAGTCGCTACCGCCGCAGCGTCGTAGTCGTAGTCGTAGCGGCGGTGGCGGTTCCTTCGCCTGATGGCATGGAGGGAAGGGTACGAAGGAGTGCTGCTGCAGCTGAACTCCACCTCCCGGGGGCTGTAGAAGGCGCGGTCTGGATCCATGGACCGGCAGGAAAAGCCCGAGTACATGGCAGCGACGCCATGGAGGTGGCCGTGGTGGTGGAAGGTGACTAGGTGACCGAGGGCTTTACCGGCGTTCTTGCCACGcttgaggaggagatggagatcCACCATGAGCTTGTGCATGGAGAGGTTCTTCCTGTGCATGTAGAACACAACCCTCACAATGTGCCACAGCCTCTTGGCTGCACTCGACGACTCCATTTGGAAGAATGAGAGTCTATatggagagagagcgagagagagagagagagagagagagaggaaactcTTGGGTTTgagagagaggggaggaggaggggaagggtATTTAAAGATGGAAAAAAAACCTtttaaggaagaagaaaaaagaatatgaatatatatatatatatatatatatatatattccttccaAAGTAAGATTAAGTTTCTTAGGGTGTTGTTTTTGCAATTTTAAAGAACTATTCCGAGGGTAATTAGCAACTTTAATGGGGAAATGAAGGACTTCATCGTAAGTTAGAGacaaggaggagaaggaagagaagctATTTGACCAACTTGAGAAGGTGGATGTGTACACCACAAGATCTGTGTCGAAGAACCAAACAAGAGTGGCTCAATCACTCTCAGTACGCTTTTGATGGAATCCATCCATCGAGTCAATGAAGGATTTAATGTAGATGGTGATTTCTTACAACTTATGTACCCATCCTTGTATTCAAATGATCATTTGTTTCATGTGTAGTCCGTCAAATGATTGATTGAGTCTCATAAcctaacttttttttaaaatatatattgtatTACACTCATCGATAATAGTTAAAAATATTagacatatattattattttaatttctcTAATGCGACGAAGATTTGAACgaataaaatagagaaattaCATATTAAATGCATCGGTGTTCAATTATTTAAAGATCAAGTGATAAAATTACAtgttatatgcatatatatatacaataaataatataaagtaataaatgtcaaaaaatataataagctaaaAAACTGTttgtcaagtcacacgtatcatcactcagGTGATTGACTTGTAAAGCATATATAACTAACACAATTATTCAAAGATCAGATGTGTTTTTCAATCATAAGAACAAAAAATTATCCATCATGGTTTTTGTGACTAATTTGATTATTATGTTTTTTTCTCATCATAATTGTAACGATCGCTAAAATATCGATCATGTTAATCGTAAAATAATTGAATAGTGGGGTTTTATATAGCATTGGTAAGCTTTGACATAACTTTCACAATAAGTTAGGCGATCTCAAAATGCACCTGTCATCCATCCTTCAATTTGCCATGGTGTTGGAAGGAGTCCATAATCTTCATCCAAGCCTTTCAGGAACAAAGGATAAACGAAAACATCTCAAAGATCAAAATACTTCAGAAAGAGGAACTATAAGAAAATGGTCATTTCAGCTCTGCTGCATTGTCTCTCATGGATTGAGATGTGATTGGAGTTTCCCCAGTTTGCTAAAGTTCAAGAAATTTTGTCTTTGTGATTGCAATCTATGCCAAACTGCTTAATTCATCATGTAATCCTATCTAAAATTAATGTTCTGCCTGTGTTTCAGAAGAATCTACTACTACTGTCAAACTTTCAACAGTTTCAGCTGACAAAGAATCGAGGCCTAAGAACTGTATCTTCTCTTTGTTTCATCGATGAGCTCAAAAGAGAGTTGAGACTTGTTTGCTGTATATATATCCAACCTCACCAACTTCTACTAATTCTTAGTTCCACTCTTCTGCAGACTCGAGAAGCAGGCCATGCTGTATTAGCTCATTGGCTCATATGGTGTATTAACATGTAAAACATACAGTCTAAATGAACTTTTGAAGGATGCAGCTTCATGGATGGATTGAGAAATGGACCTAAAGAATTGATTCTAGAGAGTGAGGTCACCATGCTCCCCAGACTTCCAGACATATAGGCAAAATCCACCTGGATCTCGATTGTTGGGTGACATATAAACCTTGATTATTTGTAGCTCATGATACTTACTCTCCAACAGGAGCGAGATTTAGGCCATATTCAAACATATATATGGGAGTGTTCAGTGTTTGGTCTCAGCATGAAATGCTGTGCTTTTATCATGCATGACTCCTCTTTCTTCCTTCCATTTTACTTGCCTTGAAGCGGCAATTAAGTGTGTCTAGAGCTGTGGCTGTGGCAGGATCTCAGCAGAACCTCTTTCGGTTGTCATCACAGCCTCAGGCTTCGATAACACTGTGAATAAAGTGTTTGTGCATGACAGAGCATGTGATCCTTCGTGTGTCTTCAGCCTCATCTTTATCTCCTGGTGGAAGGACTGCAACAAAACAAGTGAAGCCTTATCTCTCTGCACCCATTACTCGTAACCCCACCATCAATTCCCAAGTGATCCAGAACTCCATAGAATGTCCCCCTGGTACCTTCCGACCATAGAGGAAAAGGTTCGTCCTCTCAAACTCCTTCTGAGTTCTATTGGCCCTTCTCTCCGCATGCATCGGCGTTCTCGTGAATGCCATGTAACATTCATGTACCAATCCATGGCCCGGAGGAAACCATGTCACCACGCAAACTACTACGTCCGTGCATACATGGCTCTGGTTGATCTACACGTGAAACCTTTTGCATCAAGATTTCGACCCAAGTGTCTGTAATTTATTGCCAAGTTGAAAGCATCTTGTTCCATCAGTAAGTTTCTAGCATCAATACAGTTATCCGTTCATCTCATGACGTTTCTTTGTTAATCCTTCCTGACCAGCAAATGCTTTATCATATGATAGATCACCATGATGCTGCGGTTTAACTCCATATGAAAGATTGAGGTCAGTAATGATGGGATCTCCATAGCCATGCAATGAAAAGGTGCACCAGTTGCACGAGAAATCTAGGGCCTTCAGGTTTTGCTCTCAGTGACTGCTATAAAAAGGGCTGTAGGTTTGAGTTAGTAACTCACTTTGATGCCAAAGCTGATCTCAGGCTTCATTTCTGATCTCCACATTTGTTTTTGAAGCTTCATTACTGTCTTGAGTAGTAGTGCTGATATATCTCGTTTGGCTCAACTCATTCACAGACCGCCATGGCAACCAATGGAGAAACGCTCATCGCTCCCTGCTCCAAGAACAGCTTCCACCACCACCAAAGGCCTCGGCGGATCTCCATGGAGGGCCTGCAGAGGGCGATATCCGACCTCTCCTTCCAGCTGAGCAGAGAGGGCGTGGAAACGACGCTCCCACCCATCTCCGAGGTGGAGGACGCCCAGTGCGAGTGCTGCGGCATGTCGGAGGAGTGCACGCCGGGGTACATCCGCCGCGTGCGGGAGAGGTTCGCGGGGAAGTGGATATGCGGCCTGTGCTCCGAGGCGGTGAAGGAAGAGGTGGCGAAGAATggtgggaaggaggaggaggcgctCGAGGCGCACATGAGCATGTGCGCGAGGTTCACCAGGCTCGGGAGGACGCACCCGGTGCTCTTCCAGGCCGACGCCGTGAGAGAGATCTTGAGGAAGTCCTCGAGAGGGGCGAGGGGGCAGTCCACCGGCCATGGCGACAGGGACATCGCCAAGAAAGGCAGCATCGCAAGGAGCTCAAGCTGCATTGCAGCCATTACCAAGGAGATCAACAAGCGCAGAGCAGCCAACTGAGCTCTGCATGGGCTCGACGTAGGGTTTATTTATGGGTCACTCTCCTCCTTCCCTCAAACTATGATTGATGCGTTGAGTGTTTTAGTTGGATGGCCAATCCATGTTCCAAGCTCAagggttttttcttcttttggcgGAAGGTTCACCTTCACTGACTTTGACCAATTTCACTGAAGTGGTGGTGATCTCTCCTAATATTGTTTGTACCCTTGAAACATGGCCACTTTTTCTTCTCTCCATGAAGAATGGTTTGAGTTTAAGATGGCTGTACATTGGGAGTCGCTAACCTGCAATTCTAACCTTTGTAAGCCCACTTTGAAGACATGTTCTTCTTCCTTCGAGTCCATGCAAGCCAAGGGGTAGTAATCCAACTAGATATGTTCTTAAGCTTGTACTCCTCTCACAGTGAGATGGATGTAAATCCTAGTGTTGGCAAGACGTAATGAGAATAAATATGACTTATTGAATCCTGTTTCTGTCCattcaattatatatttatttatctttttcttaCAAAGGTAATTGGATCTTTGAAGATTTACTGTAAAGTTTTTATAGCTAATTCTTGTTTCTCTTCCCCTCCTCCCTGCCTTTGATGAGATCGTATAATTGTTTCGTAAAGATCAAACATGAGTCAATTCTCAGGCTTTCTTGACTTTTGTACAAGATACATTGAACCCAATCATGAGTAGGCCACCTTGGATggtgatataataataataataatactaataataaataaataaacattaaAACAAAATGATTTGAACTCGCAATAAATTTCTTTTTTCGGcagcctctatatatatatatgacgtaATGGGAACGGCGTTGCTTTCTCCACCGTTGGATCTGTTAAGCGCT contains the following coding sequences:
- the LOC135639801 gene encoding small ribosomal subunit protein eS24z-like, yielding MADTKAVTIRTRKFMTNRLLSRKQFVIDVLHPGRANVSKAELKEKLAKLYEVNDTNTIFVFKFRTHFGGGKSTGFGLIYDTVENAKKYEPKYRLIRNGLATKVEKSRKQMKERKNRAKKVRGVKKTKAGDAAKAGKKK
- the LOC135639429 gene encoding uncharacterized protein LOC135639429, which translates into the protein MESSSAAKRLWHIVRVVFYMHRKNLSMHKLMVDLHLLLKRGKNAGKALGHLVTFHHHGHLHGVAAMYSGFSCRSMDPDRAFYSPREVEFSCSSTPSYPSLHAIRRRNRHRRYDYDYDAAAVATAFETLDFEISDAESVVPSPSPAGARQLRITDSPFPLTEDEEAAYQQIDQEAEEFIRRFYEQLRLQQRIPVTPEHSHHRHEPLMGRA
- the LOC135639373 gene encoding uncharacterized protein LOC135639373 gives rise to the protein MATNGETLIAPCSKNSFHHHQRPRRISMEGLQRAISDLSFQLSREGVETTLPPISEVEDAQCECCGMSEECTPGYIRRVRERFAGKWICGLCSEAVKEEVAKNGGKEEEALEAHMSMCARFTRLGRTHPVLFQADAVREILRKSSRGARGQSTGHGDRDIAKKGSIARSSSCIAAITKEINKRRAAN